One window of the Paenibacillus beijingensis genome contains the following:
- a CDS encoding helix-turn-helix domain-containing protein — protein sequence MLTRWKIAKEQGMDWYEERSAEIPSDQTDLSGQLVLVSYGTCVYWIDNEKVIAERGDLLFIPSTCAYYGKSVPTVVHEKYTAEFSLPRISPEVHDVQPTGNPGNKPPDVPYADAWFKRKAGMYDLILERFKILQAEFQEQGPYYEMRGCALLMEIMALFNRELQRGPHVPNKIKQVDRMKSYIASHYREKVTKEDLGAAIGRSPNHAAMLFKEVTGQTISGYVHAVRMKTGLYLLTESLLNVGEISRYLGYQDVSYFQKMFRRINGRTPSDYLKERS from the coding sequence ATGCTGACCCGATGGAAAATCGCAAAAGAGCAAGGAATGGACTGGTATGAGGAGAGAAGCGCGGAAATTCCTTCCGATCAAACCGACCTGTCGGGCCAGCTCGTGCTCGTCTCTTACGGCACTTGCGTCTATTGGATCGACAACGAAAAAGTAATTGCCGAGCGCGGAGATCTGCTGTTTATCCCCTCCACCTGCGCTTATTACGGCAAGAGCGTGCCTACGGTCGTCCACGAGAAATATACGGCCGAATTTTCCTTGCCCCGGATTTCTCCGGAAGTCCACGATGTGCAGCCGACCGGCAACCCGGGAAATAAGCCGCCTGACGTGCCTTACGCGGATGCATGGTTCAAGCGCAAGGCGGGCATGTACGATCTCATATTGGAACGGTTTAAAATTTTGCAGGCGGAGTTTCAGGAGCAAGGTCCCTATTATGAAATGCGCGGCTGCGCATTGTTGATGGAAATTATGGCGCTGTTCAACCGCGAGCTTCAGCGCGGTCCGCACGTGCCTAACAAGATCAAGCAGGTCGACCGGATGAAATCGTACATCGCATCCCATTACCGGGAAAAAGTAACCAAAGAGGATCTGGGGGCGGCGATCGGCAGAAGTCCCAATCATGCGGCGATGCTGTTCAAAGAAGTGACGGGACAAACGATCAGCGGTTACGTGCATGCCGTCCGGATGAAAACGGGGCTGTACCTGCTTACGGAATCGCTGCTGAACGTGGGGGAAATTTCCCGCTATTTGGGGTATCAAGACGTTTCTTATTTTCAAAAAATGTTCAGGCGAATCAACGGCCGCACACCGTCCGATTATTTGAAGGAACGGTCATAA
- a CDS encoding YtxH domain-containing protein has product MTKVKEKKNNFVWGVLAGGLLASAASLLLAAKSGRELRGDIAEGAKKASDAAGKFAGKAKGAADTVINSVKEWRDKSGKAETSEEITVVDKAAAISDETDATESGSTDSKDKETPGI; this is encoded by the coding sequence ATGACAAAAGTAAAAGAAAAGAAAAATAACTTTGTGTGGGGTGTACTCGCGGGGGGGCTGCTGGCATCGGCGGCATCGCTGCTGCTGGCGGCCAAATCCGGCCGCGAGCTGCGTGGCGACATTGCCGAAGGAGCAAAAAAAGCGAGCGATGCTGCAGGGAAGTTCGCCGGTAAGGCGAAGGGAGCTGCGGACACCGTTATCAACTCCGTCAAGGAATGGCGCGACAAAAGCGGGAAGGCTGAGACTTCGGAGGAAATTACAGTCGTTGACAAAGCAGCCGCCATCTCCGATGAGACTGACGCGACAGAAAGCGGCAGCACGGACAGCAAGGATAAAGAGACGCCCGGTATTTGA
- a CDS encoding helix-turn-helix transcriptional regulator: MTMSREEGATRRAILNLLKIGGTKSAADLSQQLGLTEMAVRRHLYALERDGHVRMQPLRQGTGRPVHRYGLTEQSGELFPKNYAALALDLLGEAAAKDEAAIELMFKGREHKLLGRYKPRMDGRPLRERVAELAEIQNAAGYMAVLEEKAAGSYELHEYNCPISQVADTYQQACNCELSLFESLLEADVERRECLAKGGTRCTYTIKAKALECDR; this comes from the coding sequence ATGACAATGTCCAGAGAAGAAGGAGCGACCCGAAGAGCGATCTTGAACTTGCTCAAGATCGGCGGAACGAAGAGTGCGGCCGACTTGTCGCAGCAGCTCGGTTTGACGGAAATGGCGGTTCGCCGGCATTTGTACGCTCTGGAGCGGGACGGGCATGTCCGGATGCAGCCGCTCAGACAAGGAACCGGAAGGCCGGTTCACCGGTACGGGCTGACGGAGCAATCAGGCGAACTGTTTCCGAAAAATTATGCCGCACTCGCCCTTGATTTGCTTGGAGAGGCGGCCGCGAAGGACGAAGCTGCGATTGAGCTCATGTTCAAGGGGCGCGAGCACAAGCTGCTCGGACGCTATAAACCGAGAATGGACGGCAGGCCGCTCCGCGAGCGCGTCGCGGAGCTGGCCGAGATCCAGAACGCCGCGGGATATATGGCGGTGCTGGAGGAGAAGGCGGCAGGCAGCTATGAGCTGCATGAGTATAACTGCCCGATCTCTCAGGTGGCCGATACGTATCAGCAGGCCTGCAATTGCGAGCTATCGCTGTTTGAGTCGCTGCTGGAGGCGGATGTGGAGCGACGGGAATGTTTGGCCAAGGGCGGCACAAGATGCACGTATACGATTAAAGCGAAAGCGTTGGAATGCGACCGTTAG
- a CDS encoding DUF86 domain-containing protein, with translation MYYVNREQIMQRLAAIPETVDAFEHLSREWDGTLLQGLAQERALHLAIESVTDVGSCLIDGFLMRDASSYSDIIEIIRDEGVIGSDLAEPLLLLVALRRPLVQEYYAWRRRELHPLTARLGPLLVQFRDEVERYLEREL, from the coding sequence ATGTATTACGTAAACCGGGAGCAAATCATGCAGCGGCTCGCGGCGATTCCCGAGACGGTCGATGCGTTTGAGCACCTCTCCCGGGAATGGGACGGCACCTTGCTTCAAGGGCTTGCCCAGGAGCGGGCGCTGCATCTGGCCATTGAAAGCGTGACGGATGTCGGCAGCTGTTTGATCGACGGCTTCTTGATGCGCGACGCCAGCAGCTACTCAGACATTATTGAAATCATTCGCGACGAGGGCGTAATCGGCAGCGATTTGGCCGAGCCGCTCCTGCTGCTTGTAGCGCTGCGGAGGCCGCTCGTTCAGGAGTATTACGCTTGGCGGCGCCGGGAGCTGCATCCGCTGACAGCGCGGCTGGGGCCGCTGCTGGTTCAGTTCCGCGATGAGGTCGAGCGGTATTTGGAGCGTGAGCTATGA
- a CDS encoding Dabb family protein produces MITHIVFFRLKDRSPESVARTAAVLRDMEGKIDVLRYLEVGTDVVHSERSYDIALVSKFDSLEALGEYTVHPVHQKVIAHMAEVRESSVSVDYEV; encoded by the coding sequence ATGATTACCCATATTGTATTCTTTCGGTTAAAAGACCGCAGCCCTGAAAGCGTGGCGCGCACCGCTGCCGTTCTTCGGGATATGGAAGGCAAAATCGATGTGCTGCGCTATTTGGAAGTGGGCACCGACGTTGTTCATTCCGAACGTTCCTACGACATTGCGCTGGTGTCCAAATTCGATTCGCTGGAAGCGCTGGGCGAATATACCGTTCACCCCGTTCATCAAAAAGTGATTGCCCATATGGCGGAAGTCCGCGAGTCGTCGGTTAGCGTCGACTACGAAGTTTAA
- a CDS encoding cytochrome c oxidase subunit II, translated as MHKWLMLVVLLAASVLSLYLLTFGLPQKPEDETAGLEAGVELLKVSASKDFVFDKKEYTVKAGQKYKLVLVNKSGSHGLAIPDLGIDLKEDKMEMEITFEEPGSYEMVCSVMCGIGHADMKSVLIVQ; from the coding sequence ATGCACAAGTGGTTGATGCTTGTCGTTCTGCTCGCTGCCTCCGTGCTGAGCCTTTACTTGCTGACTTTCGGACTTCCACAGAAGCCGGAGGACGAAACGGCAGGCTTAGAGGCGGGAGTCGAACTGTTAAAAGTAAGCGCCTCCAAAGACTTCGTGTTCGACAAAAAGGAATATACGGTGAAAGCGGGACAAAAGTACAAGCTCGTCCTGGTCAACAAAAGCGGCAGCCACGGTCTGGCCATCCCCGACCTGGGCATCGACCTGAAGGAAGACAAGATGGAAATGGAAATTACATTTGAAGAGCCGGGAAGTTACGAAATGGTCTGCTCCGTCATGTGCGGCATCGGACACGCGGATATGAAATCGGTGCTCATTGTTCAGTAA
- a CDS encoding phage holin family protein yields MPLFAANSICALLGSIVTFAFGGWQESLTLLLVAMGIDYVSGVAASIKEGKGLSSVFGFWGLTRKGLALLIILLTHRVDVLMGSGDMAMGAAIYFYTSNEFISIVENYGRIGLPLPDVIREVITSLKKSK; encoded by the coding sequence ATGCCGCTGTTTGCCGCGAACTCCATATGTGCGCTGCTTGGTTCGATCGTAACCTTTGCGTTTGGGGGGTGGCAGGAATCGTTAACGCTGCTGCTTGTCGCAATGGGAATTGATTATGTAAGCGGGGTGGCCGCCTCCATTAAAGAGGGCAAAGGGCTGAGCAGCGTGTTCGGGTTCTGGGGATTAACGCGCAAGGGACTGGCGCTGCTTATTATTTTGCTGACCCACCGGGTTGACGTTCTGATGGGTTCCGGTGATATGGCGATGGGCGCGGCCATTTATTTCTATACATCCAATGAATTCATTTCGATTGTTGAGAACTACGGCCGAATCGGGCTGCCGCTTCCGGATGTCATCCGCGAAGTGATAACCAGTCTAAAAAAAAGCAAGTAA
- a CDS encoding DUF1540 domain-containing protein, with protein MAKDVLCEVNSCKYWSNGNKCAASSIYVVSHRGNHARNSEETDCKTFEPKV; from the coding sequence ATGGCGAAAGATGTGTTGTGCGAAGTAAACTCCTGCAAATATTGGAGCAACGGAAACAAATGCGCGGCTTCCTCTATCTATGTGGTCAGCCACCGCGGCAACCATGCACGCAATTCCGAAGAAACCGACTGCAAAACGTTCGAACCGAAGGTGTAA
- a CDS encoding TetR/AcrR family transcriptional regulator, with product MSITKQTVIESAIHYFSTKGYQATSIQDIADDCGIGKGSLYKFFSSKEELFIGILEYLHHQMFQNVERITGDPSLSKREKFEREIAYQIEFFISHKVIMSEIHSMAIHDKQKYADRFSELRSNTSQYYKDSLLRAYGPETEPFIWDLVAIYFGIIKEYVFLIIFNNQPLAIDELAAFVADRLDDIAAGMLSRGARPLLGESAFHVSGQPGSQYQEQAMLRRRTELLEALESLIQKLPVRISRRDELLEAAAGLRTELEGGQPKPVMVHALLLYLETEHALAGIVKQLANVIHLR from the coding sequence TTGAGTATTACGAAGCAGACCGTCATCGAATCCGCCATCCACTATTTTTCCACGAAAGGCTATCAGGCGACGTCGATCCAGGACATTGCCGACGATTGCGGCATCGGTAAAGGGTCGCTTTATAAATTTTTTTCCTCCAAGGAAGAGCTGTTTATCGGCATATTGGAGTATCTTCACCATCAAATGTTTCAGAATGTGGAGCGGATCACCGGCGATCCTTCCCTCTCCAAGCGGGAGAAATTTGAAAGGGAGATCGCGTATCAGATCGAATTTTTTATCAGCCACAAGGTTATTATGTCGGAGATTCATTCGATGGCCATTCATGATAAACAGAAATATGCCGACCGTTTCTCGGAGCTGCGCAGCAATACAAGCCAGTATTACAAGGACAGCCTGCTCCGGGCGTACGGGCCCGAAACGGAACCGTTCATTTGGGATCTGGTCGCCATCTACTTCGGTATTATCAAGGAATATGTGTTTCTCATTATTTTCAACAACCAACCGCTCGCCATTGATGAATTGGCGGCATTCGTAGCCGACCGGCTGGACGACATCGCTGCCGGCATGCTTAGCCGCGGCGCCCGCCCGCTGCTCGGCGAATCCGCCTTTCACGTCAGCGGACAACCTGGGTCGCAGTACCAGGAGCAGGCTATGCTCCGGCGCAGAACGGAACTGCTGGAGGCGCTTGAATCGCTCATTCAGAAGCTGCCGGTTCGCATTTCCCGCCGTGACGAGCTGCTTGAGGCTGCAGCCGGGCTGCGGACGGAGTTGGAGGGCGGCCAGCCGAAGCCGGTTATGGTCCATGCGCTGCTGCTTTATTTGGAGACGGAGCATGCGCTGGCGGGTATCGTTAAACAGCTTGCCAATGTCATCCATTTACGCTGA
- a CDS encoding MDR family MFS transporter, whose amino-acid sequence MKAMSKAVPSTAAAPEFSLKAIIAPLLAVIIGMIMVILDSTVVNVAIPTLVSDLNASLKTIQWTVTGYTLALSAVIPLAGWMTDRFGAKRIFLLTIAFFTIGSALCAIAQTPEQLIFYRVLQGLGGGMVAPIGMAMVFRLAPAEKRGAVMGMLGVPMLLAPALGPILSGWLVEYASWHWIFLINLPIGIVALLVGIRFLPNVERQQTPALDVLGMILAPIAFAMLAYGVSEGGTSWTANTTLTGLIVGGIALLLFIFVELRQKQPLLELRVFASTDFTRGVLLLWIAQIALFGSILLIPLFLQEARGYSALETGIILLPQALASTIFMPIGGRLFDKVGARPLALIGLGVISASMLMLARITIDTKLIMIIIPLILMGAGMGLSMMSLNTHVLNAAPRKLVNRVTPLTTSAQQVVTSFAVAGLTGFLTSRITDHMAAAGQNANPLNAAVDAYGDTFLLTAFIAIAGFLLSFILRKPKVKPEEQTGDSADKPDAAMMMGH is encoded by the coding sequence ATGAAGGCGATGTCGAAAGCGGTACCTTCTACAGCGGCGGCACCGGAATTTTCGCTTAAAGCGATTATTGCGCCGCTGCTTGCCGTCATTATCGGAATGATCATGGTCATTCTGGACAGTACGGTCGTTAACGTTGCGATTCCGACGCTCGTTTCGGATTTGAACGCCAGCTTGAAAACGATCCAATGGACCGTTACCGGCTATACGCTCGCTTTGTCGGCCGTCATTCCGCTCGCGGGATGGATGACGGACCGTTTCGGTGCAAAGCGGATTTTTCTGCTCACGATTGCTTTCTTTACGATCGGCTCCGCATTGTGCGCCATCGCCCAAACTCCGGAACAGCTTATTTTTTACCGCGTACTGCAAGGCCTTGGCGGCGGGATGGTGGCCCCGATCGGGATGGCCATGGTATTCCGTCTTGCCCCTGCCGAGAAGAGAGGCGCCGTAATGGGCATGCTGGGCGTCCCGATGCTGCTTGCGCCCGCGCTCGGACCGATATTGTCCGGCTGGCTGGTGGAATATGCCTCCTGGCATTGGATTTTCCTTATTAATTTGCCCATCGGCATTGTCGCTTTACTCGTCGGCATCCGGTTTTTGCCGAATGTGGAACGTCAGCAAACGCCGGCTCTCGATGTGCTGGGCATGATTCTCGCACCGATCGCGTTCGCCATGCTCGCTTACGGCGTAAGCGAAGGCGGCACGAGCTGGACGGCCAACACGACGCTGACGGGGCTCATTGTCGGCGGCATTGCACTTCTTCTGTTCATCTTCGTGGAGCTCCGCCAGAAACAGCCGCTGCTCGAGCTTCGAGTATTCGCTTCTACCGATTTTACCCGCGGCGTGCTGCTGCTGTGGATTGCGCAAATCGCGCTGTTCGGATCGATTCTGCTCATTCCGCTGTTTCTGCAGGAGGCAAGAGGCTACTCCGCGCTGGAGACCGGCATCATCCTGCTGCCGCAAGCGCTGGCCTCCACGATTTTTATGCCGATCGGCGGTCGCTTGTTCGACAAGGTCGGCGCCAGACCGCTGGCATTGATCGGTCTCGGCGTTATCAGCGCCTCGATGCTGATGCTCGCGCGTATCACGATTGACACGAAGCTGATCATGATCATCATTCCGCTCATCCTGATGGGGGCCGGCATGGGGCTTTCCATGATGTCGCTCAATACGCACGTACTTAACGCCGCGCCGCGCAAGCTGGTAAACCGGGTCACCCCGCTGACGACATCGGCCCAGCAGGTCGTTACCTCGTTTGCGGTTGCCGGTTTGACGGGATTTCTCACTTCCCGCATCACCGACCATATGGCAGCAGCCGGCCAGAACGCCAATCCGCTGAACGCTGCCGTCGACGCCTACGGGGATACGTTCCTGTTAACGGCCTTTATCGCGATCGCGGGCTTTCTGTTAAGCTTTATTCTCCGCAAACCGAAAGTGAAACCGGAGGAGCAGACGGGCGACAGCGCGGACAAACCGGATGCGGCCATGATGATGGGGCACTGA
- a CDS encoding DUF6326 family protein: MNTQNKAQNALEDIKVSSKLKIATLWASFMFLYIYVDYFALYMPGKIEGILAGKIFIFDISYVFLLIALISVTIPALMIFLSVALPAKVSRWANIIIAAVYIPYTLFNLTGEAWVHMVFGAVVEVALLCLIIWYAWKWPSSLAK, encoded by the coding sequence ATGAATACACAAAATAAAGCACAAAATGCACTGGAAGACATCAAAGTCAGTTCGAAACTGAAGATTGCTACGCTGTGGGCGAGTTTTATGTTTCTCTATATTTATGTTGATTATTTCGCCTTATATATGCCGGGCAAAATAGAAGGTATTCTGGCAGGAAAAATATTTATATTTGACATTTCATATGTCTTTCTATTGATAGCACTGATTTCGGTAACAATTCCAGCTCTTATGATTTTCCTTTCTGTTGCCCTGCCGGCAAAAGTAAGTCGCTGGGCAAATATCATTATTGCCGCGGTGTATATTCCCTATACATTGTTTAATTTGACAGGAGAGGCTTGGGTGCACATGGTGTTTGGCGCTGTTGTAGAAGTCGCTCTTCTTTGTCTAATTATCTGGTATGCATGGAAATGGCCTTCTTCGTTGGCCAAATAG
- a CDS encoding NAD(P)-dependent alcohol dehydrogenase, with protein sequence MKAIIQEIYGPASVLKLVEVKKPTPKDDEVLVHVKATSLNAPDWRLLRGKPMMMRLSSGIFHPKHIIKGTDVSGIVSEMGKGVTRFKVGDEVYGDLADAGFGAFADYVSVKETLLVHKPKRLSHLEAASLPLTSVTALQGVRDLGKLQKGERVLIVGASGGVGSYALQLAKYFGGYVTAVTGTKHVKQAKNLGADAVINYSMAPLDTLKAQFDLIIAINGYNSLSTYRKLLAPRGRFVMIGRKSIKQILQITAFGGMLSKKDGQSFKGLLSKRCVEDLAFIAVLMDEKRLVPVIEKEIQFHEIPIGLEELEKGHLGGKVVVWVNRDEQL encoded by the coding sequence ATGAAAGCAATTATACAAGAAATATATGGACCTGCTAGTGTGTTAAAACTAGTTGAAGTGAAAAAGCCTACGCCTAAAGACGATGAGGTGCTTGTGCATGTGAAGGCAACATCCCTTAATGCTCCGGATTGGCGTCTTCTAAGGGGTAAACCGATGATGATGCGCTTAAGTTCAGGGATCTTTCACCCTAAGCACATCATAAAGGGCACAGATGTCTCTGGGATTGTTTCTGAGATGGGCAAGGGTGTGACGCGGTTTAAAGTTGGCGATGAAGTGTATGGAGATTTAGCGGATGCAGGGTTTGGCGCCTTTGCAGATTATGTCAGCGTCAAAGAAACACTACTGGTCCATAAACCAAAGCGCTTAAGTCACTTAGAAGCAGCGTCGCTACCTCTAACTTCCGTGACAGCCCTTCAAGGAGTAAGGGATCTCGGAAAGTTGCAAAAAGGGGAGCGGGTTCTTATTGTCGGTGCTTCTGGTGGTGTAGGGAGTTATGCACTGCAGCTAGCTAAATATTTCGGCGGTTATGTGACGGCGGTGACAGGTACAAAGCATGTCAAACAAGCAAAAAATTTGGGAGCTGATGCCGTTATAAACTATTCGATGGCGCCTCTTGACACCCTAAAAGCTCAATTTGATCTGATTATAGCCATAAATGGCTATAATAGTCTGTCAACGTATCGTAAGCTTTTAGCGCCTCGAGGTCGATTTGTCATGATTGGTAGGAAATCTATCAAGCAAATTCTTCAAATTACAGCCTTTGGTGGCATGTTGTCCAAAAAGGATGGTCAGAGCTTTAAAGGCTTATTATCAAAGCGCTGTGTTGAAGATCTAGCCTTTATCGCAGTTCTGATGGATGAAAAACGCTTAGTGCCGGTTATAGAAAAAGAAATCCAATTTCATGAGATCCCAATAGGGCTAGAAGAGCTTGAAAAAGGTCATTTAGGTGGCAAAGTTGTAGTATGGGTAAATCGAGACGAACAGCTCTAA
- the tnpC gene encoding IS66 family transposase gives MENRAENLTTIEKLNQRIAKQEQQISELTALLRWYEEQNRLAKQKRFVASSEKTNPDQLELNLFNEAEVLATPEGQEPQMEQVTYERRKTTGRREVDFDRLPIETVTYELNESDQACSCCGGSLHEMSTETRSEIAIVPPQVKVIRHVRQVYSCRSCECNDIHTPIITAQMPKPVYPGSLASPSILAHVMCQKYVESLPLYRQEQHFARLGFTLSRQTMANWMIYGVEKWLTPVVIAIKEYLLKKDILHADETTLQVLHEPGKSAESKSYLWLYRSGRGEDPAVVFDYQRTRGGEHPRNFLAGFKGYLHVDGYTGYHKVADVTLVACWAHARRKYDEALKAAPPEARNNPETVAKQGLKFCNELFAIERDLKEASPEERYTARQERSLPVIEAYQNWLKQQRSRTLPKSLTGQAIAYSLNQWEKLAAYLADGRLEIDNNRSERSIKPFVIGRKNWLFANTPRGAKASTNIYSVVETAKENGLKPFDYLKFLFEQLPQLTGQLDPQALEPFMPWSASLPAHCRLKS, from the coding sequence ATGGAAAATCGAGCGGAAAACTTAACAACAATCGAAAAACTGAATCAGCGAATTGCTAAGCAGGAACAGCAAATTTCTGAGCTTACTGCTTTACTCAGGTGGTATGAGGAGCAGAACCGTCTTGCGAAACAAAAACGTTTTGTTGCATCCAGTGAGAAGACGAACCCGGACCAATTGGAACTGAATTTGTTCAACGAAGCCGAGGTGCTTGCGACACCTGAAGGACAAGAGCCACAGATGGAGCAGGTGACCTACGAGCGCCGGAAGACGACCGGTAGGCGTGAAGTAGATTTTGATCGGTTACCGATTGAAACGGTGACTTATGAACTCAATGAGTCGGATCAGGCCTGTTCGTGCTGTGGCGGTTCGCTCCATGAAATGAGCACCGAGACACGCAGCGAGATCGCCATTGTGCCGCCTCAAGTCAAGGTCATCCGCCACGTGAGGCAGGTTTACTCCTGCCGATCATGCGAGTGCAATGACATTCATACACCTATCATCACGGCACAGATGCCAAAGCCTGTCTACCCGGGGAGCCTAGCTTCGCCGTCAATTCTGGCGCATGTGATGTGCCAGAAATATGTGGAAAGCTTACCGCTTTATCGGCAAGAACAGCACTTTGCTCGTCTAGGCTTCACATTGTCCCGGCAAACGATGGCGAATTGGATGATCTACGGAGTGGAGAAGTGGCTGACGCCAGTGGTTATCGCCATTAAAGAATACTTGCTGAAGAAAGATATCTTACATGCTGATGAGACCACGTTACAAGTGCTGCACGAGCCAGGCAAATCGGCCGAATCGAAATCCTATCTTTGGTTATATCGCAGCGGACGCGGAGAAGACCCAGCTGTTGTGTTCGATTACCAGAGAACCCGAGGAGGCGAGCATCCGCGAAACTTTTTGGCTGGATTCAAAGGCTATCTGCATGTCGACGGTTACACAGGGTATCACAAAGTGGCCGATGTGACACTTGTCGCCTGCTGGGCACATGCACGGCGTAAATATGACGAGGCTTTAAAGGCGGCGCCGCCAGAGGCAAGGAACAATCCGGAAACGGTAGCGAAGCAAGGCCTGAAGTTCTGTAATGAACTCTTTGCCATTGAGCGGGATCTGAAGGAAGCATCGCCAGAGGAACGCTATACCGCACGGCAGGAAAGAAGCCTTCCTGTGATCGAAGCTTACCAAAATTGGCTGAAGCAACAGCGGTCCCGAACGTTACCTAAGAGTTTGACAGGACAAGCAATCGCCTACAGCTTAAATCAATGGGAAAAGCTGGCGGCATACCTTGCTGACGGACGACTCGAGATCGACAACAACAGAAGCGAACGGTCGATTAAACCTTTTGTAATAGGCCGGAAAAATTGGCTCTTTGCTAACACCCCGCGAGGCGCAAAGGCCAGTACTAACATTTACAGCGTTGTCGAAACTGCAAAGGAAAATGGACTCAAGCCATTCGACTACTTGAAGTTTCTCTTTGAACAGCTGCCTCAGCTAACAGGTCAGCTCGATCCGCAGGCGCTAGAGCCATTCATGCCATGGTCAGCCTCGCTGCCAGCGCATTGCCGGCTAAAGTCTTAA
- the tnpB gene encoding IS66 family insertion sequence element accessory protein TnpB (TnpB, as the term is used for proteins encoded by IS66 family insertion elements, is considered an accessory protein, since TnpC, encoded by a neighboring gene, is a DDE family transposase.): MLTLSSVQHVYLATGSTDLRKSIDGLAAIVQEGFGLNPFSSCLFVFCNRECNKIKILHWEHNGFWLFYRRLERGTFQWPNESVGTATITSRELRWLLDGLSLSQRQAHPIVTADSVV; this comes from the coding sequence ATGTTAACATTATCCAGCGTCCAGCATGTCTATCTTGCCACAGGATCAACAGATCTGCGGAAGTCTATTGACGGATTAGCCGCAATCGTGCAGGAAGGCTTTGGACTCAATCCCTTTTCTTCATGCTTGTTTGTTTTCTGCAACCGCGAATGTAACAAGATCAAGATTTTACACTGGGAGCACAACGGTTTTTGGCTGTTTTACCGCAGACTTGAACGAGGCACGTTTCAGTGGCCGAACGAAAGCGTGGGTACCGCAACCATTACCTCCCGCGAGCTTCGCTGGCTGCTGGATGGACTTTCGCTTAGTCAGCGTCAGGCACATCCAATAGTTACGGCTGATTCTGTCGTATAA
- the tnpA gene encoding IS66 family insertion sequence element accessory protein TnpA codes for MTTKEQRRKDWSSRIEDYRTSNLSMAAWCDAQQVTKEQLKYWLRKLKVVYSDADGPVTPSWVPLKVSDPIQSITHESSLVVRIGSVQIEIRPGFDQRLLKEVVQSLEEPC; via the coding sequence ATGACAACAAAAGAACAACGTCGCAAGGATTGGTCATCTCGTATCGAGGATTATCGAACGAGTAATCTTTCAATGGCAGCTTGGTGCGATGCTCAACAAGTAACCAAAGAGCAGTTGAAGTACTGGCTCCGCAAACTAAAAGTAGTTTATTCAGATGCTGATGGCCCTGTCACTCCTAGCTGGGTTCCGCTAAAGGTTTCCGATCCAATCCAATCTATTACCCATGAATCTTCACTTGTCGTTCGTATCGGTTCAGTCCAAATTGAGATCCGTCCTGGCTTTGACCAACGGTTGCTTAAAGAAGTTGTGCAGTCACTGGAAGAGCCATGTTAA
- a CDS encoding phosphoribosyltransferase, producing MNNTYAKLNEVIRSAKTVQIMKDNGTVYHFKLYPFGERGTYIAPELMTEITESLTQSIEEHFPEFDYIASPEPGGHTWGMLAAYKLQRPINILRLSTELYEDFQLCVKRETAYNENYICFDGFKKNDRVLIVDDVVSSGATIRSIAVQMKEMGIELVGVQAILAKGEHYRQLEEDFGIPVRVLSKV from the coding sequence ATGAACAACACGTATGCCAAGCTGAATGAAGTGATTCGTTCGGCCAAGACAGTCCAAATCATGAAAGACAATGGCACTGTCTATCATTTTAAGCTGTATCCTTTTGGGGAACGCGGAACCTATATCGCCCCTGAGCTGATGACTGAAATTACCGAGAGCCTGACCCAAAGCATTGAGGAACATTTTCCCGAATTCGATTATATCGCTTCGCCCGAGCCCGGAGGCCATACATGGGGCATGCTGGCCGCTTACAAGCTGCAGAGACCGATAAACATTTTACGACTGAGCACGGAATTATACGAGGACTTTCAGCTTTGCGTCAAACGGGAGACCGCTTATAACGAGAACTATATTTGTTTTGACGGCTTCAAGAAAAATGACCGTGTTTTGATCGTTGATGATGTGGTCAGTTCGGGAGCTACAATCCGTTCGATAGCGGTTCAAATGAAAGAGATGGGAATAGAGCTTGTCGGTGTACAGGCGATCCTCGCCAAGGGAGAGCATTACCGGCAGCTTGAGGAGGATTTCGGCATTCCGGTACGCGTTCTCAGCAAAGTATAA